A genomic window from Vitis riparia cultivar Riparia Gloire de Montpellier isolate 1030 chromosome 16, EGFV_Vit.rip_1.0, whole genome shotgun sequence includes:
- the LOC117934179 gene encoding cytochrome P450 89A2-like — MEKWFFIIVSLCVAALLKALYDLVFPKNRLPPGPITVPFIGNFLWLRKSYSELESVLPDLHAKYGPIITLRMGSRPTIFISTKSLVHQALVQNGAVFADRPPAPLTHRVISCNQQNISAGVYGPNWRLLRRNLTYEILSPLRLKSYSRARKWVLDILLSRLQNHSGPIPVFDHFGYAMFCLLVLMCFGDKLGEKQIQEIEVVERKVLFSYARFNSLNFWGRLGKILFKKRWEELLQLRKDQEAVLIPLIRARQQLKQEMQGKQGQSEDYVLSYADTLLDLQLPEENRKLTYGEIVSLCSEFLNAATHSTSTTVQWIMANLVKYPHIQAKVYEDISGVVKDGAEMVREEDLQKMPYLKAVILEGLRRHPPGHFVLPHSVTQDTVLDGYLIPKNATVNFRVMEISLDPKIWEDPKEFRPERFLSSNGGGEREEAFDITGTREIKMMPFGAGRRVCPGYNLGLLHLEYYVANLVWKFEWKAVEGDDIDLSEKEEFAIMMKSPLQALISPRLK, encoded by the coding sequence ATGGAGAAGTGGTTCTTCATCATCGTCTCCCTCTGTGTTGCGGCTCTTCTCAAGGCTCTTTATGATCTTGTCTTCCCAAAAAACAGGCTCCCTCCGGGACCCATTACAGTTCCATTCATTGGAAACTTTCTATGGCTTCGGAAATCATACTCAGAACTCGAATCCGTTCTTCCAGATCTACACGCTAAGTATGGCCCCATCATCACCCTCCGAATGGGCTCTCGCCCGACCATCTTCATCTCCACCAAATCTCTTGTCCACCAAGCCCTAGTCCAGAACGGCGCGGTCTTCGCCGACCGCCCTCCCGCACCGCTCACCCACAGAGTTATCAGTTGCAACCAGCAGAACATCAGCGCCGGAGTCTATGGCCCGAACTGGCGCCTCTTGCGCCGCAACCTTACCTACGAAATCCTCAGTCCCTTGCGCCTCAAATCGTATTCTCGCGCACGCAAGTGGGTCTTGGACATTCTCCTCTCTCGCCTTCAAAACCATTCCGGACCCATCCCTGTGTTTGATCACTTCGGATACGCCATGTTTTGCTTACTGGTTCTTATGTGCTTCGGGGACAAGCTTGGAGAGAAGCAGATTCAAGAGATTGAAGTGGTTGAGCGGAAAGTTTTGTTCAGCTATGCTCGCTTCAATTCGCTTAATTTCTGGGGTAGATTGGggaaaattttgttcaaaaagCGTTGGGAGGAGTTGCTACAGCTTCGCAAGGATCAGGAGGCCGTACTGATTCCCCTCATCAGAGCCAGACAACAGCTAAAGcaagaaatgcaaggaaaacAAGGGCAATCAGAGGACTATGTCTTGTCGTATGCTGACACTTTGCTAGACCTGCAACTGCCGGAAGAGAACCGGAAGCTTACCTATGGAGAGATAGTTAGTTTGTGCTCGGAGTTTCTCAACGCTGCAACTCATTCGACAAGCACTACAGTGCAGTGGATTATGGCGAATCTGGTGAAATACCCGCATATTCAAGCCAAGGTGTATGAAGACATTAGTGGGGTTGTGAAGGATGGAGCGGAAATGGTAAGGGAGGAAGATTTGCAGAAGATGCCATACTTAAAGGCCGTGATTTTGGAAGGTCTGAGGCGTCATCCTCCAGGACACTTTGTGCTGCCTCATTCAGTGACCCAAGATACAGTCTTGGACGGTTACCTCATACCCAAAAATGCTACTGTGAATTTCAGGGTTATGGAGATCAGTCTAGACCCAAAAATATGGGAAGATCCAAAAGAGTTCAGGCCCGAGAGGTTCTTGAGCAGTAATGgtgggggagagagagaagaagcaTTTGATATAACTGGGACTAGGGAGATTAAGATGATGCCATTTGGTGCAGGACGAAGGGTTTGCCCTGGGTATAATTTAGGGTTGCTGCATTTGGAGTATTATGTGGCCAATTTGGTATGGAAATTTGAATGGAAGGCTGTGGAAGGAGATGATATTGATCTATCAGAGAAGGAAGAGTTTGCAATAATGATGAAGAGCCCATTGCAGGCTCTCATATCTCCAAGGTTAAAATAA
- the LOC117934156 gene encoding cytochrome P450 89A2-like — protein sequence METWLGVLVSLCIAAFFFPLLFSKPKKKLPPGPFAFPIISSYLWLRKSYTELEPILRNLHAKHGPIVSLPLGNSPAIFVASASLAHEALVQNAAVFAHRPVPPVTNKVIGSNQHNVSSAGYGPTWRLLRRNLTTEILNPLRLKAYSRARKWVLEILFSRLLRSSETGDGVVRVVDDFHFAMFCLLVLMCFGDQLEEEKVREIEAAQLRVLAGFGTFNMLNFWPTIGKILFRKRWEKFLQLRKHQENVLIPLIRARERLKEELQSKQQEDSDNEDSSRITVYVDTLLDLQLPDEKRKLNDSELVSLCSEFLNAGTHTTYTSLQWIMANLVKYPHIQAKVFEEISGVKGTREDEVKQEDLQKMPYLKAVILEGLRRHPPGHFGLPHAVDQDVNLGGYTIPQNANIFFMVAEIAWNPEVWEDPLEFKPERFLTGDGVEAFDVTGSKEIKMMPFGAGRRVCPGNGLGIFHLEYFVANLIWKFKWTAVDGDDVDLSEKKVSALLPVLMQNPLKAHISPRAK from the coding sequence ATGGAGACCTGGCTCGGGGTCCTCGTCTCTCTCTGCATTGCTGCTTTCTTCTTCCCATTGCTCTTCTCCAAGCCCAAGAAGAAGCTCCCTCCTGGACCCTTTGCCTTTCCAATCATCAGCAGCTACCTATGGCTTCGGAAATCTTACACAGAACTTGAGCCAATCCTCAGAAACCTTCACGCTAAGCATGGTCCAATCGTCTCCCTCCCACTTGGCAACAGCCCAGCAATCTTCGTCGCGAGTGCCTCCCTGGCTCACGAAGCGTTAGTTCAAAACGCAGCAGTTTTCGCCCACCGCCCCGTTCCTCCGGTTACCAACAAAGTTATTGGCAGCAACCAGCACAACGTGAGCTCCGCCGGTTACGGTCCCACCTGGCGCCTCCTCCGCCGCAACCTCACTACAGAAATCCTCAACCCCTTGCGCCTAAAAGCGTACTCCCGAGCCCGCAAATGGGTGCTGGAGATTCTCTTCTCTCGGCTTCTCAGGAGCTCTGAAACCGGAGATGGGGTGGTACGCGTGGTGGATGACTTCCACTTCGCCATGTTTTGCTTGCTGGTTCTGATGTGCTTCGGGGATCAGCTTGAGGAGGAGAAGGTGAGAGAAATCGAAGCTGCTCAGCTGCGAGTTTTGGCCGGTTTTGGCACGTTCAATATGCTCAATTTCTGGCCTACCATAGGAAAGATCTTGTTTCGGAAGCGTTGGGAGAAGTTCCTGCAGCTTCGCAAGCATCAAGAAAATGTGCTGATCCCTCTTATAAGGGCCAGAGAGCGCTTGAAGGAGGAATTACAAAGCAAACAACAAGAAGATTCCGACAATGAAGACAGCAGTCGTATAACAGTCTACGTTGATACTTTGCTGGATCTGCAACTGCCTGACGAGAAGAGGAAGCTCAATGACAGCGAACTGGTTAGTTTGTGCTCCGAGTTTCTCAACGCAGGGACACATACTACTTACACATCGCTGCAGTGGATCATGGCAAACCTGGTGAAGTACCCGCATATTCAGGCCAAGGTCTTTGAAGAGATTAGTGGGGTTAAGGGGACAAGAGAGGACGAGGTGAAGCAGGAAGATTTGCAGAAGATGCCATACTTGAAGGCTGTGATCTTGGAAGGTTTGAGGCGTCATCCTCCTGGACACTTCGGCTTGCCTCATGCAGTGGACCAAGATGTAAATCTGGGTGGCTATACAATCCCCCAAAACGCTAACATCTTTTTCATGGTAGCAGAGATCGCATGGAACCCTGAAGTGTGGGAAGATCCACTGGAGTTCAAGCCAGAGAGGTTCTTGACTGGAGATGGGGTAGAAGCATTCGATGTGACTGGGAGCAAGGAGATCAAAATGATGCCATTCGGTGCAGGAAGGAGGGTTTGCCCTGGTAATGGTTTAGGAATTTTTCATTTGGAGTACTTTGTGGCCAATTTGATTTGGAAGTTCAAATGGACTGCTGTGGATGGAGATGATGTTGATCTCTCTGAGAAAAAAGTTTCAGCCCTTCTGCCAGTGCTGATGCAGAATCCATTGAAGGCTCACATCTCTCCAAGGGCCAAATGA